The following DNA comes from Miscanthus floridulus cultivar M001 chromosome 5, ASM1932011v1, whole genome shotgun sequence.
CAAATGATATGTATCATTATTTAAAATTTATCTATGGCTAATATAATTTAATATTATTAATGATATATAGATCTTAAGTTTAATTAATTTTAACATGGCTAATCAtattaattagtactttattatatatatataattctagaatttatttttatttatttaaattcagTAATTAGTATATATTATCTAGAATTTCTTGTATTTTATGTATTTAATTTTTGAAATGTGGATTAAAATATTTAACTTTTGGTAGTTGTCTTTATCCACGGTGTTATATAGCTATATTTTAAATCTCTTCATCCATAATGATTTTATTATTATACTAAAACTATTGATAAGCAAATAGATACATGTCAGCTTCAAAATCAAGTAGATATCCAAATTTAAATACGAATTCGAGATAtcctttttttattagtatccgacgATATAGGCATCTGTATTTGAACTAAAATATGGTAAATAGTGGTACCCGAATTCGATCCGAATCCATCCCTATATCTCTTCAGTTAGTTGAGGGAATAATGTCATCATGTTATATGTTTGGTAGAAGGATTGGGAGAGAGGATGGATGGTTGTTAGTCTTATGTTATAGAAACTGTTAGTGAAGAGCCCGCATGTCATCCTATCCTCCaactctttcttcctcttctctcCCACCGTAATGCGCGCCCTGTCCGCCGTGCTTGCCTTGCCCGATTGTGCGGCTGCCCACCATAGCCATCATGGACGCCACGGACCCAGCTTCCACTAGTTCCGCCCAACTACACCCGCCCCCGCTAATTTCGCCTGGCTATGTAGCTCCATTAGCTGCGGCAGTGGTTGTTGCCAGCGCCCGGTTGCACGGCTTGGCTTAGACTGCCTAGCCACGCCCCCCTCAGCCCGCTCACTCTCTAGCCTCGCAAAGCCCCTggagaaggaaaaggaaaaggaagaatGGTGCAAGAGAGAGCAGATGGCACTGGAGGAGTCTCGAATCGATAGAGAAGGCTCAGTCATGGAACACCAAGATGACACCTTACAATGTTGAAGTGAGACAAATTGGTCTACATTTTTCTGGAGGATATGCTCGCCCTGCATCTCATAAAAATATTCCCTAGGAGGAATGACCCCATTCCACCTGTCCTCCAATCAAATACCGTCCAACATAGGATTGTCGTGTCCTGTCTTACCCTATATCTAAAATCAAATGCTACCTAAGTAGTCATGGACCTCTGTAGCATTTTAGATAATAAAGGAATAAAATTTTACACGTCATGTTGACGCAAAAATGCGCCATGGTTGCCTTTTGATACACATGGACCTCTGTAACCAAATTTACCTTTACAAAATGATTTGATTAatttcttggagttgctcttaaatATGAAAGCCCTCTCCACTCAACTAAGAGCATGTTTGATACACATGGCTAGTTACTAGTTGGGTTAAAAATTAGCCTAAATTAGCTATTGTTAGTTGACTAGCTGTATAACAATTAGTTGAAGACTTGGCTAAAAGATTAGCCCACTTATTAGCTATTCTGTTTGGATGCACTAAGCTAATTTTAGTTAATTTTTAGCTATTAGCTCTCGCATCCAAACATATAGTGTGTGAAGGGCACATGGCAGTCATGAATGGTTCGCTCAAATTCAGCctgtgaccttggtggagcacgGGCAttaaaatatatatagtgaaatgGGATCGTATTTAGGAATCGAAGAATAGATACCAACAATTTATGCTGCCCTTTATATGTACATCTCTGGAGGAAATTGTTGCCTTTTGTATAATCTGATAACAGCTGAAGCCATTTACATTTTGGTTGCTGAACGCCCTGTTTGGCTAACTACATTATTATTTTTTCTTGAAACGAATGAGCTATTTCCTGTGAAATTCTGTAGCCCAAGTAGTGGAGGAATCATCATTTGATCAGTTTCAACGGCCGAATCATGGCGTTGTCCTCATGATCCAAAATCTGCCAAACAAGAAACAACCAAGCATTCACAATCAGTTGGTAATAAGCAATGAATGAATAAGCAGATGCTTCATATTGTTAGCTACGTACGTGGCAATGGTAGACGTATCCTGGCTCGGCCGTGGCGTCGAACGGGTAGCTCCTGCCGGTGTCGACCATGAGGAACTTGACCACCACCGTCGTCATGAACCCCGGCGCGATCTTGACCACATTCTTCCACGTCCTCTCGTGCTCCGGCACGgccacctcctcccccacggCGTGCCGGGCCACGTCGCAGCGGACCGCGTCGTTGAGCCTCTCCATGCAGTGCTTGAACTCCTCCAGCTCGACGAGCTCCCGCGCGCGCACGGCCTGGAACGTGGCCAGGTGCAGGTGCAGCGGGTGGTTGTCCTGCGTGAGGTTGATCACCTCCCACACCTCCGTGGTGCCCGGCCGCGGCGTCTCCGTCGCCGGGTCCTCCATCCGCTTCCCGTTGATGTACAGGTGCGTCGGGGCGCCCGTCGCCTCGTCCTCGTACTCGTACATCACGATGTACCGCCTCTGCGCTGCCTCTTCCTCGGCGACCTTGACGTAGTCCAGCAGCCGCGCCGGCACCCTCGAGTGGTCGACCTTCACCGCCGGCGGGTCGACGAAGAACTTCATCACCTTGCCGTTGAGGTGGTTGGGCGCATCGCCGTCGGGGTACGGGTACGGCGCCGTGTTGACGAGCTCCGCCTCGAGGGTCGCGCACTCGGAGAAATCGACGACGACGTCGAACGCCTCGGCCACGGCGACGAGGATGTGCGTGACGACGACCGGCCGGGGCAGGTAGCTAGCGTCGGAGCCGACGACGTGGAACGGGAGGCCGTTGGACAACGAAAGGTTGAAGAACCGGGCGTTGCTGGCGTTGATGACGCGGAAGCGGTAGCGGCGGCGCGCGACGGGGAGCAACGGCCAGGCCTTGCCGTTGACGGTGACAGCGTGCCCGAAGTACTCGGGCTGCCACTGCGGGTGCACGCGGGGGTTATCCCCAGTGCAGTTCATGTAGAGCTCGCCGTCGGCGTAGAAGCTGCGGTCGGCGAGGACGAGCACCCGGTCGAACTCCTCGCCGCGGGGGAGGCCGAGGGGCGCCTCCGCGGCCGGGTTCCGGACCACGTAGGCGCCGAGGAGGCCCGCGAGGAGGTTGGCGCGCGTGAGCCCCAGCGCGTGGTCGTGGTACCACAGCGCGCCGCCGGGGGACTGCGCGTTCGGGTACAAGTACGTGGGCGTCGTCCACGCGGGGCCCCGGTCGCGGAACGCCGCGGTGAACCAGGCGTGCGCGTGCCCGTCGGACTGCGGCGGGTGCACGCCGCCGTGGAGGTGGACGACGGTGGGCACGCCGCCGTTTTTAGGGATGGCGGTGGGCACCGTGGGGTCCCACGGCAGGATGTGGCGGTCCGGGAGGTGGTTCTCCCACGTGGCCACGTCACGGACAGCGAGACCCCCTGCAGCGCCTCGATGGTGGGCCCCGGGAAGGTGGCGCTCTCCGCCGACGTGCCGAACACGAACACGGTCGTCGCCGGCAGGTCCCGGTGGAATTTCTGCTCGCGTGCATTGCGCGCGCACAGAAATACAAAAGTCAACTTTGAACAGCGCTACGCACACAACTTAGATATTGTAgatataaataaatatatcgaTAGATAGATATAAATAAATACCCATTTCTTTTGGTACATGCCGATGGTGAGGTGAGTCGGCGTGGGGCGGCCGTGCTTGATGGAGTAGCCGAGGACCTTAGGCATCTGAGGGAGCACGTCGACGTACATTTCCAGCGAGGCGGGCACCTTCTCAAGGGTGTCCTCCGTTACCGGCGGCGGCCCCAGCCCCGGCCTGAACCCGGTGGCAGCGTAGACGGCGGCGACGAGGAGAAGAGCGGCGAGCTCTGCTCTGGCGACCATTTCGGCCGGCCGGGCGCTGTTGCTCTACAGGACTGGTCGACTGGACACCTCGATCTGAATGCAAGAGGCAAGACAGAAGCACGTTAATATAGCATCAGCGATCAGGATGGGGATGGAGTCGAAATGGAAGACGCACAAGGATGACTAGCGCGTGACTGCGTGCACCGTGCAGGCCATCATTATTTGAGCCCGCCCAGGTAGTGCTATACTGCTATCTCGTGCTCATCTGCGGGCGCCGATCGGTGGACAACTTTTCTGAGGAGCACTAGCTAGCGGCAGTCTATTGTTACATGCATATTGGCTGCCGCACAAGTGACACAACTAGTGTTATGGGCAACTGGATATATTGCATATTATGCATAATCAAGTCGTCCGTCTAATGGAAATGGATCTGAACAAGCATTTGTAGTTACTAGGAGCATGCATGTAGCGTGCCCTGCTACATTCCATTGAAGATTGTTTCTATAGTACAGTACGTAGTATACTAATTAAATAGACACCATGACCGAACTGTTACCTCTTTCAGAATATATATTTCGGGCTTTTCATTTCTCAATCAATCAACCATCCGAACAGTACGTACGTAGAAATACTTTCTGACCTAATCACAGGGGTGTGTCTCTCGTACCCAACTTATGTATCTTATACCATCATCCGCTGCCTGATGTGACGTGAGGATAGTGCGCTAGGCTAGGCTAAGCGCCCTGTTCACTAGCAGTACTTTACTTTTCATCGAACAAACGGTGCACCaaatcagcataagtcaaatttcagcgaaacaaatAGATCGTGACACTATTGGGCATTGGCCATAGTGATCCTATTGTATTGTCAACATATATAGGATCTTATATTTGCTTGTAAAAAATCAAAACAAGTTTGACATAGCCTAGCGTATGTAGATGAAGTTTTATTTGTGACAAGAGGAAGTATAGAAGACATTTCCAAGCTAACGACGTTAGACAACTATAGTTTACTACTCCATTAGTTCCGAAATGCAGGTCATTGTAGTTTTGCATAAAGTTAAGCTTACCCGATTTTGATCGGGTTATATAAAGATACACCAACACCTTTAGCATAAAATCTATTCATATTGCATTCATTCGGTATTGTGAATGTTTCATTTCTTCCACAAATATAATGACTTATGCTAAATTTTGTTCACAAATGCACTAAGAGTACCGAGTATTCCATCATTACACTAGTGGAGAAACgggctgtactcccggttctcaaccgcCTTCGGTCCCGATTTTGTAACCGGGAGTacgaaatcgggactaaaggtcccctccattagtcccggtttcgcgcccgggactaaaggtgcatctttagttccggttggtaagaccaaccgggactaaaggacctcccggcctggccacgtggggcagccctttagtcccggttggtattaccaaccgggactaaaggtttcctttttttctttttttttgtttctattttcaattgatgattcgttttggttttcgaataggttttcgaatacgcattctacgctgctaataatatacgtattctacatgtttataatgttcaaacattttgtacaaaTTAAAGTACGAAACTAACGTATagattacatgcatatacatatattgtacgttattttatgtacatataatatgtatgtatgtgtgtgtgtgtatatatatatatatatatatatatatatatattacaaataaaggttgcattgtatattctatcatatccttgggataacaaaatcactccatctagtttggctttcatgtttcgttgacgtcattgtagaactcgccggtggggttgaggacctggtcattaagaaatcctgctatagtctcttgAATTggtttcagttggtcacgtcgtatgcctttttccttcaaccatagagtcttcaataaaagttaaaggaaaagtattaatatatatatatgtgtgtgtgtgtgtatgtgtgtgtgtgttggtcacttgattacttatatatatgagcaacaaaagaaattgtgaatatatgaatatatttatataacatactttgaggatctcttcaggagttctttttgtgtacgccccgataaactcgcaaacatagtatccgcagtagttgttcctctgttcttgcctcagaacccacttttacgagagaAAAGATCCGGtcaattgaaagcatgcatggtgttaattgaattatatatatataaatgtagatagtacttactttgtgcgcgattacatccagtggcactttgcaatatttcatgtggtgattctcaatgaaacttttccaaacactgcgcccaataaaataaaacattaatttggtctttaataattgttgtagttaagagatcaaggtatatatagttgctagagagaccatattacccttggataatatctatcatgtcttggtactctgtttgctcttttcttaacgagtctaggattctcaaccgactattggtcatatcgatgaccatcaatatccagtgattgctgcatatgtttttatacacaaatataatcgacattaactagagtcaacatatatgtatatatatgggagatagcttagctagtaagcaaataattgaacaaatgtccatatgatcgacattaattatttaacactcacttgaagttgtaggggaagagtatgtccttgttttgttggttcactaagaacctcatgagatttttcttgagttcagctttccattgaggcggggaattagggtgtttgaatacgacatttggatcaacgaaaccaacatcattatcctttctctttctaagttctgtcatctcatatctacatatataaaaatatagtgtgaggatatataatatatatatacatgtagctttatatatacacacttcaatagtagaaaataatcacacttacagacaataacaGCTAataagacttttgtcgagagagtccaggtggcatagttggtgtaattcttcaaactcgacatatataatgtcatcgccacagaagtaatgttggtttctaactctgacagtaacaaaggcctctccccgttcacacgccgccatgtaccacttgtttagcaggtacatttgcgtacccagttcacctaaggcctcagggttgtatagactctttccatgttcaaatttcttctaaggatccactttcggagcagatggtccttcagcgagcacttgggcaaggtccaaaccagtttcctcgtaaaaccgagccagctcctcaaaatcgacgtctaagtctaagttcgaaccatatttattacgaacgacaagaggggggactgattgttgcgattgttgtccgagttgtgcaacacctttccctggtctagtctttttctgcgccgcctcaaatgacttggtgagagagcggtcgtagtccgattttggccgggtcttttgagatagccgctttttctggtccaccttctttcttagaagatctggaggtaggtagaagtatgatttttttgggttctccctctcttctcgtttcttttttactttttcgaagaaactgtccatATCTTTTTTTACTGCagcttttaattccttttcacttttctcgaaagacagtttttggggaataactggattagatgaggctttcttctttgccggctggtgggataatgactttgtttgcggggcggacctcttaggagctggcttcctcttagtcatcaagggaggcggggcagccgttggaggcgttggagacctccttggagacgttggagacctccttggaggtggcggcggtggcggcgttgccacctgattgcccggagcagtatgatgatctggagattgaataattggacttaggttggcggaggccctgctgtgtgattacaaaaaagaataattaggtataagaaattgttattattaatcatacatgtcaatagaaagtttgtgaaaaaattattccgttcacttttgtccgcacctattgtctcatggttgaggaagcggcggtggactagagacctcgagaataatgatgtagtgcttgcgccatagtatgaatgttttctctgcttctcctagagtcttctcccaatcacctcctggaatgtcaagaggcaggtcactaaaacctttgttaactctatcaactgagatgctaacatatccaggtggtattattgccccatggattcttggtgtcttggtaggatctggaggagaaaaaacaccgagagccaccatgattgtggtattctcttttggaatatgtagctcatatgatgtaaacggtgcagtgatgtcatccatggggaaacatagcattgcgtcatcttgatttggcaactccgtggaagcgcagctgctttttaactgatcaggggggctaatattaatgttcattCTTGAATCTGATGCCTACCTctaggcactcattgctatttgcacgtgctttatgattttgtcctgcattctagcttgcatgtcttttttgggctcctgtgcttgaagcaacgcctcccgtgactcacgaaccaattcctccaacctgctgatccgcactgcatcctcatccttccttctctgccggcttctgtaggtatctctatcgtcaggaaaaccatgctcccaagaaatattccatcctaaacctcttgttcagccactgtgttcagcggtcccgaggacatatgtcagttcatccttctctctattgggtctGAACACACCAATAGTTTTAGCTTGTatagcataagataatctttgtgttgctctttcgagttttgagccatgaaccagcttctcggtctctaggtccagtcttcccctatgagcgaaaaaccaattcttcgcacgtttgggccaattgagtgattctggtgtgatacccttagcaagaatgtccacttccattttttcccacttgggaatggcagtcgcgtagccaccagatcccaaGCCATGGtagtataccttctgtcgggcattctcttagtTCCTTCTCAttcgttcctcaccctcttttgatatcttgtactgtacaaaatcattccagtagggcctcaacttgcgaagcgggccactagtattgaaattgggcgttacgttcttcttgacatatttcgtgtatagggatttcttccaagtctaaaattgtgtggccatcttcttcatagcctaatttcgaactagttccttcaattcatcatcgttgatagcatcataatcatccgcttgcaacgtgaaatgttgaagaatatcatcccaaattaaattcttatcaagatcagagacaaaactaacatgaggctcattgatcttttgcttccattcacgggcactgattggaagtttgtcccttacaaggcacccacagtgttgcacgaatttccttacgtgtggaccaagtggttcgcctatctcgatattgaattctgatattatgtagcgcccctccaatggctttttcggacctcgaatttttttgcttttcgccgttgttgtcatcgatctagagggctacgtataatagatgatagatattcaaatatatatatatataatattcaaatatatatataaatatatatacctcgcctgtattttcttgcacaatattttcttggttatcttcaagagccaggtattgactcccgtcatctacatcctgctggtcaccatcgacaaattgagtgccggtgttgataatattcatcatttcttcatccatgttgtctctcggggcagccatctagcttttacaccaccagatatatctataaaaaataaaaactatatctataaaatgaactcctgcaagacgtgccacctcaaggatagtaatatttgtaaaaatcatttctgtatctGTACTAGTGATAGAATCTAGCATAAGCCTCATTTAAGTGCCTAGCTTGTTTGAAGGGGAAATCTTAACTAACAAAGTTTAAAGATTTCCAGAGCAtttaacactactctgcttgccgagaaagttgctagtgttgtgtagttggcatttttcatggccatggccatggtcattgtgttctcgtcttttactgcggcaggtaagtaattcacatgatatttccacaaattaacagaagaatgggagtgtacacacataacaatcgattatcgtttatatttatatatatactatgtttgggtatggtgattgacagactactgcaacGATattgggacgtgtgaataaataaccatccgtactagttgaccttgcttacgtgatcatctcggcaagcatttctccaccggacggcaccgtacttggcaacggaagagctccgattctacaaggaagggaacacggtcttccacgactgttgccgctctccctcgtagaatcaaagctcctccttgacgtccattactgctcggtagagaacatgctcgccgagctgaacacggtccgtaagttcaactagtacggattttctacaattttctaactagtcgtcataagctaccgcgtaaaaaggaggaaacgacgagacaccaggcgcgcccgtgctccactgagctcgatggctcagcgcaaaatcgcattacaagattgtCGGCACGAGAGCTTGGTACACGCATCCATCCAATTataaaaggttggagcaattaatccatcataaatagattatatatggtggcggcggtggctcacatccaaggtgtcaaacgcgaggtccagctcctgtagccaaaaaaacatgttagagacttagactttactaaaaaacaTGTTACAGAAGTATGCACCAAATTGATGAGCCAAATTGATACTAATGGAAATCAGCAgactattgtttataacagcaaaatatacaaaacaaatgcaaaagcaagcatctCACTATATCTTCAAAAATGCTTCCATTGTCAATGTTGCTCTCATCAGCATAGAGATTTTGTCGCAAAAAGTTTCTACCACTCAGGTTCCAATCCAAACTTCAAAGATCATGCACAGATTCTAGATTCATACAGAAGCATATTTTTTATGACTTGTAGAAATTGCAAAAGCTCATGATATCAGCCATAACTCCTACCAGATCAAAGTTAGCTCCTGCCTAGATTCTAGATTCATACAAAAGCTCATTTGCAACAAGTATGTACAAATGTATAAAATCATAATTCTAATAAACATGATCATCTAGTAGAGCTTTTAATTAAAGGATTTGTCATGCCGGAGCTcaatggccacggcggcggcctcCTTCTTCCCCTCCTGCTCCCGCCGCCACTAAGGCCATGGGCGCCCCGCCCCAACCTAGCCCGACGATCTCCATCGTCGTCGGAACACCAACTACGACATCATCAAGGGAAGtgtagaggaagagggagactGGGCCAAACCTAGAGATGTGCTGTAGCTGTGGCCTACTATGGATCTTGGAGAAGACTGCTTGGGGGCGAGGTGGGtcggggacgaggacgacgcgaggcgtgcgctggccagccggtgacagcgtgcgcgcatgaggcgaggctagggtggcctaggggcggcggcgctgctggatcgatctagtggagaagatgaggcttgGCGGAGATAGAGAGGttttataaagggagacctttagtctcggttgccgCTACGAACCAAGactaaagaccctttagtcccaggtgatgattagaaccgggactaaaggtttgatctttagtcccgggtgtagccacggccgggagtaaaggtcattttggcgggctgcgaaaacgcagcccacctttagtcctaggtgtagccacggcccgggagtaaagggcattttaggcccgggagtaaaggtgatctgcagttggctttcttcggtttccataagttttttccttttttatatatttcttttatataaaaatgcatagagttattaattgcctaataaataaaatattaccaaaaaaattataaaaaaaatcttggacttggttttgcattattatacacaacaaaaaattgtaacctaaactcttttgttttactgtatgaatatttgacatagtataaataataattataatttgcaccatgcaaaaatatactacttaattaaaatcattaaaactattgcatttcgacaggaaattagttttcacatcttattaacattgattatttggtttttcatcacacattctccacgggaaatccaccgtctagcagaaaattgatttaaaccatagaaaatatgaaaacacgacaaaaaaatctgaagtcacaattattacataataggtctaatacatcactaaatatatcaagcgggcacagtagtgaacttcttcttaacgtatatcccttggttatgatcgcgtcgtaaccatggagtgtcctcatcatttagctagatgcttgggtctttgttcactgtgaagggtggaattcggtcatccttttcataatcttctgatatgtctgacttgtcttcaattttgACGATGTTTTTTTCCCtgaagaactatgtggcgctttggctcatagattgggtcgttgttgttttttcctctctttggttttgtagacatgtccttgacataaaacacctgattcacatctttggcaaggacgaacggttcgtctttctacccaatattattga
Coding sequences within:
- the LOC136451714 gene encoding LOW QUALITY PROTEIN: multicopper oxidase LPR1 homolog 1-like (The sequence of the model RefSeq protein was modified relative to this genomic sequence to represent the inferred CDS: deleted 2 bases in 1 codon), coding for MVARAELAALLLVAAVYAATGFRPGLGPPPVTEDTLEKVPASLEMYVDVLPQMPKVLGYSIKHGRPTPTHLTIGMYQKKWKFHRDLPATTVFVFGTSAESATFPGPTIEALQGVSLSVTWTWENHLPDRHILPWDPTVPTAIPKNGGVPTVVHLHGGVHPPQSDGHAHAWFTAAFRDRGPAWTTPTYLYPNAQSPGGALWYHDHALGLTRANLLAGLLGAYVVRNPAAEAPLGLPRGEEFDRVLVLADRSFYADGELYMNCTGDNPRVHPQWQPEYFGHAVTVNGKAWPLLPVARRRYRFRVINASNARFFNLSLSNGLPFHVVGSDASYLPRPVVVTHILVAVAEAFDVVVDFSECATLEAELVNTAPYPYPDGDAPNHLNGKVMKFFVDPPAVKVDHSRVPARLLDYVKVAEEEAAQRRYIVMYEYEDEATGAPTHLYINGKRMEDPATETPRPGTTEVWEVINLTQDNHPLHLHLATFQAVRARELVELEEFKHCMERLNDAVRCDVARHAVGEEVAVPEHERTWKNVVKIAPGFMTTVVVKFLMVDTGRSYPFDATAEPGYVYHCHILDHEDNAMIRPLKLIK